In the Budorcas taxicolor isolate Tak-1 chromosome 1, Takin1.1, whole genome shotgun sequence genome, ttcaatgtaaattttactattttatttgtgAAAAAACTACAAGCAGAAttcataaatagacatttctattTAAAGCAGGAAAACGATAAAGTGGCTTCTAATAACATAGTCGTGCACATGCCAGTAACAGGAATATATTAACATCTTTTATTTGCTAGACAAAGAGCAGTGTCCAATATAAATTTCCCCCAAACATTTAAGACCTGTGAATTTGACCAGTTCACAAAACCACCGACACTTTAgcatgaagaaaaaaacaaacctaacaGACTGTCAGCTCTAAAGACATTACAGAGCAGAAACTTCCAAAAGCGTTATACAAGCTGTCTTTCTGGGCAAATGAAAAATATAGCTCGTATAATACATTAACAAAAATTCACAAGATAAGATTATGTTTTGACATACTTAACAAGCATTCTCTATTTGTCTCCAACAAACAAAGCTAAGGAAATAATGTAACCATCTTTACACAGTAAATTAAGGTTACAAGTCATACACAAGAACAGAACTGCTTGCGCATTAAAAACTGTTCAGCTCCATTGTCATACTCTAAATGTTGGCTCTTAAACCATTTTCGGTTACATACAAGCAAAGGTTATTATATATCAGCAATTAATAAATTTTCAATAATTTAAGATACGGTAGCTTAAAAAAGTAGACTGAGAATGGTCTTGATAAGGCAGGTGAAACATCTTAGTGGAACTAAACTCACAGAAGCTTCTGCCAATGTTTTAAACGTCCAGATTAAAACTGAAAGATTTtgactgaaaatattttgagGGTATCAGGAtgtctttacctttttttttttttgcctttttttgaaCTGCATGACTCAAGCAGAGCAGGCTGGGTAAGCTCTGTGTGCGTGAGCTCACGCACGAGTATGAAAGATCGTGTGGCATTAAAACAAATGGAAACTTGCAAGCATTAACACtgtgcttttgttttgcttttataacCTGCTTACTGTGCCGCTGAATACCAAGTATTTCTGGTCCTCTTTCAATATATACCTTTTATCATCTACACTAGTGTTTTTACACGCTGCCTACTAATTGTAGGGTAAactgcaaaagcaggaagttacAGGAATTCCATTTCCAGAATACATGCCTGAGGGATGTCATCCATTTCGGAAATTAAAAGTCTAAAGTACCTATCATCTCACTATCATAACACAATACACAACAGCAGCTAAAGGACGGGCCCAAAAACATCTGATTGCTGAGAGCACTCCCACCATGCGCTGCAGTTTCTACCCAATTGGCAACGTCATCATCTCACCGGTTCTAAAGCAATCCTCCCTTCCTTCACCCCTCCCTATTCTTCATCCTTAAATTTATCACGGAGGCAGAACTGAAAACCAAGACATTGGCAATGAATTAGCAGCCTCTGAGTAGCTGGTTAATCAGCTTTTTCCACTAGTCTAGGGGTCCAATCACTTTACATGAAACTAATTTTGCAAAAGTACACAGTGTTTCTGAACAAAGTGCATACCAACACTTACTGGTTCCAAAAGCAGTGCAACCCACATGAGTTTGgtggcatttaaatttttttaaaaagttaattaaaaaacttAGCAATTCCTTACATCTCTGGAAAATAAATATGGCTGACTAATTTACCCTCCCTGAGACCCTTaataaaaggaatattaaaaCTTTAGAAGGAATGTCTTTGCAATACCCCACTAATATTAAAATGTGGATTTAAAATTCATAGTCAAATCactatgtattatatattctGATGCTTATAGAAAGCATCTGATTTCCTTTGGTtcattaataaatactttaaaaatgtatttaaaaaggtAAGTATAGCTTGCATGCCAGATAcaagcagtattttttaaaaagaggggaaACATTGTCCATGCATTTGAGAATAGGACCACAGCAACAAATGGCACTGCTTTATCATCTATACCTTTGAGAACAGAATTTAAATGATGGTACATCAGTGACTACAGAATAGTTTTAATGTAAACGTGAAAGGAGCCTTTCCTGTTGGCTACTCAAATCAAGctgttaatttttctctttactcGTTGCCTCCATACACAGAAGTTACTTCTATTCTTAAGCAAACCAGGTTTTTCACACCAAACCACTAATCTGCTGCCCTCCCAGGTTGAATAAAGGAAGGTGACATCAAGTTCCCATGCTTGAAATGACTCTCAAGTCTACGAACTCTGCgaatatggatgtaagagtcagaCAGAAGAGAGATCCTAAAtccaaacaaagcaaagcaacatttttttttaatgaggaggGGTGGGTTCATATTAGTGGtcttttacacttttttttttttttttttgcaaggcatctaaaaaaaaagagtgaatagaATCTTTTTATAAAAGAGTTTACTCAAGCTGTCTTTGTGTTGAGGAAGTAAAAGCTCACAGGAAGTAGGAGCTTTCCCTGCAACTCTAGCTGCCAGCCCCTCAACCATTTCTTCACCTCTTGCATTCCTTCCCACAGCAGGGAACCGAGACACATCATGGAACTGAAAAGCTTCATGTCAGGACTGGGGACTGGATGTGTTGGTTGATAACCTCTGTTCAGTCAACAACAAGACCAGacttaaagaaaggaaagaattccCACTGAATGGTAAGGGAAACAAGGGGCTGTGCGGCAAATAAAGTTCGATTAAACAAAACACCATGCGCAAAGTGGACACGGGGATTTGCTTCTTGTATGGACCAAAAGCACAAGTTAGACAGTTTGAATCCTAAAACTGAGAGACAATTTATCGATTTACCTCAGACATGAGTAGAGGTCTGGAATATGGATGGAATTCGAGTTACAGAATACCATATTTTCATGAGTGCTTATGTAAGAAGAGCAAAGTGAACATGTAACCGTAATTTACATGAATACTTGGCATTCTGGAGCTAGTTGAGTTACTTTCGAATGATCAAAGCCCTCCCAACTAAACCACTTGTGATTTGTCAGTCTTTCCACCACAAATGCAGGTTATCTGGAGCAGTCTTTAAATTTGAGAtcacattgtttaaaaaatatatattttcgtATCATCCAGTACTCTTTAGACAGATGAGAGTCAAGTTCCCACGTGGGTTGGAACATACTTCATGTAAGactgattttaatttaatttcagcaCTTTCATAGAAGGGACTGTCCCAGATCTGTAACTGTTCAATGTTGTATTCACTTCACAGTGTATCAAGcaccagcgttgccatggattgGTTTCAAATAaccttttatatataattttatatttatatatatagttatatcaAAACTGATAGTACATAGTATAACTGGAAGAAAGAACTAAACTTAAAAGGATATGCTGAAAGGATGGAGTCTGTGAACACAATAAATAAAAgcgccctccccctcccaccctgccctcccccaacaaaacaaaaacaaaaaaccagttgTAATGTACATGGAAAATTGTGcacagcagatttttttttttttttttataaaaagtagATTCAGGAGCACATCCAATTATAAATGATTGTTAGGAAAATCATATAAAACAATGGAATACATAAAAGTGTCAAGAGTAATCGTCAGGGTGCGAAATTCCTTGGTGGCCAGATGCCCATGGCAAGCAGAAATTATCCTGGCAGCATCACTAAGAGGTCGATGTCCACAGAAGATTTTCCAGGGGGTGCAAGCGGCATGGGCAGGTGGAGGATGTGAATTTCATACCCTGATTCATAGTTTTCACAATTCCATGTGCAACTTCAGAAAGATTCATCATTTACTGCTGACATGTCGCCCTTTGGCGTGGAGGAACGGGAGGAACCCTTGTCTGTGCTCTCTGACCCCGAGCTGCTCTGGTTCTGCTGTTCTGACCCTGCACTGGAGGTCACTGTGGATGAGGATGTCGAGGAGGAGCGAGTCTTTTCCTTAAAGTCTGTGATAATGACGGTGACGTTGCCCACAGTTACTGCCAACTGCTGTGCGGTGCTCCTGTCCACGTTTTTCAGCCGGGGCCTGAAAGCAACAGCACAGGGGAAGAGCCTGTTAAATCAGGTACGGATGCAAAGGACTTTGGTTCCAATGTTACACACTCACACTTCATGACACTGTGgcaataaatctctctctctctcacgcaCACACAGTTCATGACACCGCAGCAATGAATCTAAACCACCAGCACATTACCAATGCTTACTACCAGATCTGCTGAAAAGCTTAGCAAGAATGAAAACCATGATCAGTTAGCAAAGCTTTGGACCACTgcaaaattaaaatcaatttatCTTTCTCCTGTTTTGGtctcagtaattaaaaaaatagctcATATACATGTGCACGTATTTTGGAAGTTAATAGTCCCACCCCAGCTCTTCATCCCACCCCTTAGCCTATAAACCCACAGGTACAAAACCACCCTCGACTCTTGATTATGAGCAGCTGAATCTGGGCAGTGATGTATTTCAGTCGAGTTTCAAATACCTTGAAGTGTGATTCGTTTCACTGGTCTTTGTTGTAGCATTTGCAGACTGTATACTGTTCACTTCGCTAGGAGGATCTTTCAGAATATCAGACTTTGGTCTAAATggggagacagaaaaagaggcATTTAAAAGATATCTCTGATCTGCCTGCAAAATAACACAGTACTGTACTGAGTCACTCAAGAACttactttgttttcttgttggTATTTTTCTTGGTAACACTAGGActaatttctttatctttctcaggtttctctttgtcttgtttctcaactttctccttcttctcctttttaggGGGTGGTGGAGTGGCGTACTGTTGGGCCACTTGCTGTGCCACCAGCTGAGAATTGATCCGAGGTTTTCTACAACAGTCAAGAAAAGATGCCTCATtatttgctttataaatatttctttgattttaaaattttggtctCATAATGTTTAGGTATTTTATTACTGGTATCTGGCAATTCAAAACTAAATTATATGGTATTATTTCTACATTATTATTTCTAGGTAGTATGGTTAAGTCCATAAAACTTTTCCTCTTTCAAATCCACTCTCTGTATACCTTTAATGACACAGACACATGCGCTCAAACAAATACACACATCCCTGTGCAGTCAAGACTTTCAGCCAATAAAACATGATTGCTTCTAAGAGTGCTGAGAACACCACTTCTTTTAGTTGTCAAGATTGTACTGACTGACAGCTTTCAAATACTGCTGCTGCAGAGGGTTAATCTCATTTTATTAAATGGACACTGGTAATCCcttgaaaagagaatgaaattagaagtgTGACATTCATTCCTCAATCTAATTATTCCGACTTGGTCTGGTCCCCTGCAGTTCTGTGATTGGCACCACCAACAACACAGAGCAATAGAAGGCAACTGTGGTCATACAAGCTCCCAAGGGGTGAACACTGAAAATCACTattaaaaaatcttagaaaagtgATACATTCATTGTGCCATCAACCATTATGTGTGCGCCAGTCTCCAACTGACACTGGTTTTTAGCACTACTGTTTACAAAGTTTAAAGGGTGCCAAATGTTTCTCACAATGCATGACCATTCAGACCCAAGTggcaaagggagaaaggaaagcttAGCACACAATATTAATTTTCAAAGACATTAGCATCTAGATAGACATTTACAATGTAATAAACTAAGTATaaggtgtgaaagtgaaagtcactcactcatgtccgactctttgtgaccccatggactacacagtccatggaattctccaggccagaataccggactgggtagcctttcacttctccaggggctcttcccaacccaggatagaacccaggtctcccactttgcaggcagattctttataacagctgagccacaagggaagcccaaggtaggACACATGTATCTAAATTAGGGTCACTAATGAGGTGAAGCAACTGCTGGCCACCATGTAACAACCCCCCTCAGACCCTATATCCCACTCTGCTCTCCACAATGAGACACTGGCCGAAGAAAAGTAACTGGACAGATGAGCTCTGGCTCATCCATGAAAGAGCCAGTGGTAGAGGAACGGAAacggaaggaaaaaataaaaaacaaacctagGAAAaccaaagtttcttttaaaaataatcatgccattaaaaaaaaaaaaaaaaactgctaggAACAGGACACACTGTCTGAAGTACCTcttgggagagggtgagatgtggcTAAGAAGAAATACAGGATGAAGAGGGGACAGCCGCCTACTCCACAACTTCATCAAGGCCCCTGCTAGGGGAAGTCCCTGGCTTTTGTCTGAGCGTCTCGGTGCTGGTTCCAGGGTCATGTGGCTTTGCAGGAAACCGATGAACAAAGCATCAATCCCAGGGCAAGTCTCCTATGGTCTCCAGCAAACATGCCTTGGCAATGGATGGCACACAAGGAAAGCCAGTCACAGGCACAGCCACCTCAGGCTGGACCACAACCACCACCAGCCTCACCTGCTGCTGGGCAGGGACTCGAACACAGATGCGCAGTGCAGCAGGCAATGGGAGGAGGTGCTCACGCTAAGGCCCTGCCCTGTCCTGTGAAAGGGAACTTTCCTTTGTCATAGgtttgcttccttggtggctcagacagtgaagaatctgtctgcaatgcaggagacccgggttcgcgccctggttaggaagatcctctggagaaggggatggcaatccacttccctattcttgcctgggaaatcccatggacagaggagcctggcgggctactacaatccacagggttgcaaagtcagacacttACTTAACAAAGGCAGCAGCAGCCTATTCTACTCCTTCAAAGAGGAAGTGTATCTGTTAATACTTAAGAGAGAAGATAATCACCACTACAAGTCAATTCACAAGTACTCACCAGGGACACAAACAGATCAGATCAGTTGTCTACAGGGATTACCAGGCAGTTTAAATCagagtaaaaaaacaaaatagaactgTCTTACACTAACCAATACTCAAGATGAAACAACTTAATCAGAGTTTAACTAACTAACTATATAACAAAAAGCTACCTTGATGGAGAATTTCAATTAAGCTCGTATGTATACTTCACGACACAGAATGACGAGAGGACAGCGGGACAGCAGTCCAAGGCCACCTTCAACAGACACTCAATGGCACACCAAACCCTTGCCCCAAAGAACCCCTAGGCTCGCCCACCAGGCCTGCCCAATTTGAGTTATGGGGGGCCTGTCTCACTCCAGGCACATCCTATGATGTTCTGCAAGGCTACTTCCCACGCCACTATGGAACTATCAATCAAATGTACACTCCTGAATGGCACGAGTGCACCTGAATCATCTTTGTCACTAAGGCATTCAGCACAGTACCAGGAACCCAATAAAATTACCTCCTGGTTGAATGAAGAATAAACAAACactgcagagaaagacaaagtacGATAAGGACTGAGAAAAAAGCCCAAGCTCTGGTGATCAGGAGGTCACTGCTGACTTTTAGGAGAGCAAGCCACATGAGACTGGGATTGCAAAAATGAAAGGATGACAGGATGTCAGCGGAATAACCTAGAGGTGGCCAACAgaatttttttggagaaatgtcacgGTGAGGTAAAGATGGTCCTGCCACTACAGAGAGGGGTCAGCATGGCTGGAGGAGATTTCCACAGGAAAAGGAGGCTGAAGTCACATGTACTGTAGAGGGAGAAAGACGGAAGGCAGGCAAGACAGCAATGTCAGCCATGGGGCAAAGAAGAGAAAGCACAGAACCAAGCAAAGCACCGGCAGAGGCACAGTCTTCTGAGACAGGGGAGCAATGCGAGGCACTGGGGTTATGGACAGAATACGGAAAtgagaaatcagagaagagaTCCTGAAACCACGGACATCAGACATGGTGCCTAGGCTGGTAAGCAGCTGGAACTGCCAGAACAGAGAGCTAGGAATAGGCAGAGATGAAAGGAAGGCACCCTTGTCTCACAAACAGCCCTTTACACCAGGTGCCTGGTGCGACCGAGAGCAGCTCGCCGGCACCTGGACGTGCTGCTCCATGATGGAGGCCTGGAGGCTGCTCCCGGTGGCTCACCCAGGCCAAAGGCACAGTGTGCACAGGCAGCAGGCCCGGGGCCGGTCTCGCGCTCCTCCCATGGACGACCACGCTCTAACACCGCAGCAAGCAGCCCCTCAGAATGCTGCAGCGCGTGTGCCACAATCGGTACCCAACAGACACAACCTACACGCACACGCACAAGCAAAACCGTAAGGATGTCCTCACATGCTCCTAAGGAAATGAATGTCTGACCAGAATGGTGAAATAAATGTTCCTCCCCTCTAATGTGTAACCAAACCGAAACTTCACAAATGAAAAGGACCCAAGGctaacttggagaaggcaatgtcaccccactccagtacgcctgccaggaaaatcccatggacagaggagcctggtaggctgcagtccatggggtcgcgaagggttggacaggactgagcgacttcactttcacttttcactttcattcactggagaagggaatggcaacccactccagtgttcttgcctggagaatcccagggatgggggagcctggtgggctgccgtctatggggtcacacagagtcggacacaactgaagtgacttagcagcagcagcaaggctgagATCAGATTACCAAGAAATATGGCGTGTCTGCTAAAGGCACCTGTGTTGTTTCAGAAGTACATTTTCAATGTCCTCAGGCAACAACCTAGTAACTCTTCCATCACCACTTGCCCCTTGCCCCCGAAAAACCCTCATCAACAAGTTGACAATCATCATTTTAATTATTAGAGCAGTTTTTTGAAACTAGTTCTCCCAATAAATTCCACAGTCTTTCTCAGATCAGGGAACGTGGTGAGGCAGGAAAATGCATCTAATTCATTTTGAAATGGCGCAGTGTTACTGAACAAAATGTGTAACTTTCGAAGATGAAGAAACAAGAAGGGGTCATCAGTGGGAGGCCCTCCAAAGCTGCCACCCTGCCAGATCTGCCTTGGCAGCCCCTGCCATCCGTCCCCGCATCTCTCGGCCAGCACGCTCCAGTGGCATGAGGGCTGGGGATGTGCCAGCTCCACCAAGGGCCACATGCACCCCATTCCCACCCTGCCGGGCTCTCCCAGTTCAGCACTATACACTGCCTGTGAAGCAGCAGGAGCAGAGCCACCTCCCAGGCATCCCAGGACAGGCACCCTGTGAGACCAGAGTCAGTGCAGCgtcctctaggtcaggaagatcgaGACCCCTGTCTAAGGCTTACAGCAAATGGCTGAACTGGGGTTTTCAACACAGACCCCACTGAACCATCATTCAAAAACTCCtcttatgaaaataatttcacaacGTCCCTCCCTCCACCACGCGtgctgtgtgtgcacacgcgcgtGTGTGGGGTgggttgggtggggagggggcacaggGTGCTAGGAATGAAAGACCAGGTCAATCCAGGCTACGATTTTGACAGACACCTGCGCAAGAATTCCAGCACACTTGATAACCCCACCGTCCTCACTGGAGCAAGTGGAGGACTACTTGGTTATCCTTAAGGGAAAAGGGCAGGGGAAGAGAAGCTGGTGAGAATGTTTTCCAATGTCTATGGGAACATTTCCCATAAGGAATGAACCCTTATCACGGTATTTAATACTGCTGATCAGTGAGAAATAGTTACTTCTCACAGATTTACACTGCCCAATGCAGTCTTTTAAATGTGACACAACACACCGTAAATAGCTTGTTTAATGGGCATGTTGTAGGGAAGTCAGTTCTTCAATATGGAGCTGAGAGTCTGGATTCTCCAAAATTACCTAAGCTTCCCAAGAAACAAATCTTAAATAAGCAATCAACAGCCGTCACAATATAGGGGAAACCTCAGGTCAATGAACGTGGTTTATTGCTTTTAGTGTCTAAGCCTCAAAGTCCATCagctaaaaataataaacaacaaaaatgctaCACAGCCTGACCAGAAATGCTAAAATATAACAGGGGGCTTGGTTTCCTTTTAAGTCCATTTAGCAAGCCTATCTTAGTCTTCAACACTATATTCTGTCAATAAcaaaatttttagttttctcaaaaattttgtttattgtttttacaatagtttacaaaagaaaatctgCTGTGACATTTCAGATAGACATCATCAAGAAATCTTGTCTATTTGAGCCCACACGAACACAAATGagagcaaaaaacaaacagaaaaaccaagCCATCTTCCTGGATTGCTTACATGGGTGTACTCATGGCACTTCTGGCGAACATGGGCAAACCTTCTATTTCCCCCACACAgccctttccttttccactgTGTGCTCGGGGAATCTGAGATCACTTCTGTGCTTTTTTGTATCTCAgctcccacaactagagaaaagagaCAACTACTTCTGCAGTAAcacatggtttcctttgtttcatGATGGCCAGCTCTTCCTAAACTGTCACTTGTGTTCTGGCTCACCTACTGAACTCTACTTTCAACTAAAATACCTCAAAGGCTCTGGAATCAGACAATCAAATTGTCATCAACAATGACTGAATTTTTCTATTACTGATGCTCCACAATACAtacatgagcacacacacacaca is a window encoding:
- the RYBP gene encoding RING1 and YY1-binding protein, whose translation is MTMGDKKSPTRPKRQAKPAADEGFWDCSVCTFRNSAEAFKCSICDVRKGTSTRKPRINSQLVAQQVAQQYATPPPPKKEKKEKVEKQDKEKPEKDKEISPSVTKKNTNKKTKPKSDILKDPPSEVNSIQSANATTKTSETNHTSRPRLKNVDRSTAQQLAVTVGNVTVIITDFKEKTRSSSTSSSTVTSSAGSEQQNQSSSGSESTDKGSSRSSTPKGDMSAVNDESF